In Phaseolus vulgaris cultivar G19833 chromosome 7, P. vulgaris v2.0, whole genome shotgun sequence, the genomic stretch AGTAATATGTTTCATGATTACTTAAAAAACAAGGTTTGTCCTATTATATATATCTGAAGTGTTTTTAATCACGTAAGTGAATGAAACCTTGAACACACTCTGGTGGCCGAGCATATGACACAATATTCGAGTGACCAAATGGTCCAATTCATATCTTACACTAAATAAAATATCGTGATGTGAGTGTTGTGATGAATAATAAATAAGATtgttaaaataatgaaaatttaaCTCTACAGTATATCaagatacattttttttatcaaagataatttttttatcaataataatttttatatataaaaaaatagaatatttcAGCTATtctcattaaaaaaattcattaaataacaattaaatttaaagacaaaaagGTAGTCACTgcattaaatactattttaaagagtacaaaattatttgtatttaaagtaatttctattattaataaaaatttataaagtaatatttaaattagtatctaataattagctatcaaaattttagctactaatattttatattataaattagtctaaatattagtagttaaaatttttgtagctaatttagataatagcaatttaaaaattattttataaatttttattaataattttttttatcaacaataaaaaataaataaatgggaaccacttcaggagtggtccaacccttatacataaaaatacattttcattCTCCTAATTAGGAATGCCTACCAAAATGACCCAGATATttttgttggttattaattctgattttattacccttaaactattttaccattatattgcattaatggtcagtttacagGTATGTTAGTATTCATTcttattttatagcttccagtaattgtaattttattatatatatgattgagtaaatcaaaatgaataagatcaattttgcagcaattttgtgcaattattttcaatcagttgctacaaccttttgccttctcttatttccttcaattagttcctacaactgATATCAAGAGCTAGTTTGTTATCATGAATTCTATCCAATTATCGGTCCCTATCCttgatgaaaaaattataatcggtggtgtgtgcagatgagagttttgtttgattatcatgagttatgggatgtcgttgagagtggagtgtctgcattagctgctaatgcaactgaggcgcaACGAGTAGCGCATCGTGATCAGAAAAAGAAGGACAATaaggctttgtatctcatccatcatCAAGAGATGAATGATGAGACGTTTGAGCAGATTGAAGGAGCAACAACTTCCAGTGAGGCTTTAACAATTTTGTCAACTAATTAGAAAGGTGATCACAAGATCAAGAggtgcgtcttcaaaccctaagacgccaatatgaatTGTTGCAGATAGAAACCACATAGactattgatgtctatataaataaagaataaagttCTTGCCTTGATAAATCAGatgaacatgttgttgccgcaattgaagaggccaatgacatttcaaaaatgacagtaaggttattgtctggttctctacgagcgcatgagcagcggatgaatgacaatgaatgacaataagattgaaaaaccaattgaacaggctttacaagcacaagcctcaattggtagctcctatcataaacaTGGTAGCTATTTTAGCAAAGGTCGTCGTGGTGGCCAGAATCATGGAGACACTTGGTGCGGGGAACGTGGTCGCGGAGGACGAGTaggcatttataataaattaaatgttgagtgttataattgccataaacatggccattatgcaaatgagtgcagaACAAAAGGTGATCATCATGCTGtcaattgtgctcaagaagacagtaatcacgaacaagatgaagaggatcaaGCCGTACTAATGAcaaccacatcaaatgaaactccaaacaatcaAACTTGGTATTTAGATACAGGTTGCACAAATCACATGTGTGGTAAGGAGttgtttgcagatttggatgactcatttcgcacaaaagtgaaattcggtgatggcaTGTTTGTTCCGGTGACTGGAAAAGGGAGAATTCTTATCACATTtaagaatggtgatcacaggtacatctatgatgttttctatatacctgatatgaaaagtaatttgttgagGATGAGTCAGTTGACCGAAAAGGGTTAtgtgatgcacatagttgaaaataaattatcaatttttgataaaaaaaggtagtttgattcttaaatccctttttatcaaaaaaccgcatgtttccagtagatattcatatgggtgatttcaagtgcttgaatgcaatagtgaataatgaatcatggttatggcatttacgctttgggcacttaaattttGTGTTTGTGGCCCAatgaacatatcatcagttggaggtaataagtattttttaacctttattgatggtTTGTCAAGGAAAACCCGAATTTATGTATTGAAAAGGCAAGGATGAGGTATTtcactgctttaaaatatttaaagcatttgttgaaagagagagtgacagacaaattaagatggtgcgtagtgatgaaggaggtgagtacaagtctaatgaattCAAGAGACACTGTaaagaacttgggttgcaacataacataacttgtccctacacacctcaacacaacggagttaccgagagaaagaatagcgatgggttgcaacataacataatgttggagatcccacatcgactagagattagagcctttcattgtatataagtgggtgcaaacctcaaccctatgagccggttttatggggttgagttaggcttaaagtccactttgtaatatggtattagagccatttcgagcctatcctagcgagtatttgttgggcctatcgtgccacccgctatcgggccgctatcggaccacccataatatatagttccacgcacgagttggaAGTCTCGgtgtgaggggggtgtgttggagatcccacatcgactagagattagagcctttcattgtatatttgataaacagatcacccactcagagtgttcctaacacaactccgattgaggcatgaagtggattcaaacccaacgtgcaacacttgaaggtatttaggtcaattacttatgctcatgtccccaaggcaacaagatcgaagttggatgataaggcagtgaaGATCATTTGTAATTCTTGAAgcacctgcagttcaacctgaagctgtaattcaacctgaagttgcaactatgatggagcgaccaagaaggcagCAACGACGACAACCTGTATATCTTCAAGATTgtgaagtaaatcttgatgatgaagttgatgacaatggaaatttggttcactttgcttttcttgcagaatCAGACCCTATGAGACTTGCCGATGtcattcaacaccccaaatggcaaaAGGCTATGAATGACGAATTGATggtgattgagaaaaacaatattatGACTCAAATTAGGAAGGTTGtttgagtaaatcaaaatgaataagatcagttttgtaattttgtgcaattacgttcaatcagttgctacaacattttgccttctcttattttcttcaattaattcctacatttttttaatttcaaaaataatttctaatttagtttaataataactaattatcttaatttttaaaattagttaaattttatgattttcttgtaatttcctatgccttttcatgtttatatacataaatttaaaattgtctcggatcaattttaaaaaatataagtaatatatttaatatagtttgatttatatctcattttatatatatatatataagtttttttgaaaaaatattttttataaatgttttaaaaattgtttatgtctatatttatacttttgtttttaaaatctcgtttatttaaatattctttatttaCATATTTCATACTTAGTTGTTTATGAACATTTatgtatttaaataatatatacatatatatatatatatttatttatttatttaggacATTGTGTTTCAAATAAATGTCTTGTAAGAAGGCTGGTTATGAATATTTAGTAccctattaaatattaaatctttttaaaattttgatagaataataataattctttaATCCAGAATGCATGGATatgttaaactttaaaaaaattaatattaaattaaattaattcaaCTATTAAATCTGTTAATATTTAGTTAATAGTACACCTGAGATTTCTCTTTCCATATAATAGTCTGTATATTAAATGTTTATACTAATTACATATTAATCAACATTTTTAAtcatctttgtctttttcatatttattaaataaataataataaaagaatttttctatttttaaaatattatatttacttttaatttaatattttctacaTAAAACTATTGAACATTTTGTATAAGGTCACTTGtactttttgtttttaagttgagTTAGATCATTACCTGCTATATAGATATTTTAAATAACTCTGTGTGTATTTATTAATTTCACTCTCTAAACTAAAATGTTTCTTGAGTAGATAAGCCTAGATGCtttgataaaaatttaaaatagtttgatACTtcattaaataactttttggaACATATTCATCAAACAAGTTCAATTTAATAcgtttaaaaagtatttttaaaataaaataattaaatattacctATAAGATTTCATTATAACAAACATCAAATTTATCTAATTTAACCTGCATGATGgttaacataatataaaatattgaacatactaatctaataaataatataatgtaaATATAAAGAGTTAACCAATAATgtaatgtaaatatatatatatatatatataacttattttttctcaattttatatattaaaatatttgaactaaaatatagatttttcaatatttatagTATAAAAAGCTATTATTGCTctgttaaaaatacaaaatatttgctttaattttaaatagttctaaaatatttaattatgtgtATTGAATATTCCGTAGTATAAACA encodes the following:
- the LOC137827998 gene encoding uncharacterized protein, which encodes MVSLQMRVLFDYHELWDVVESGVSALAANATEAQRVAHRDQKKKDNKALYLIHHQEMNDETFEQIEGATTSNEHVVAAIEEANDISKMTVRLYKHKPQLVAPIINMVAILAKVVVVARIMETLGAGNVVAEDETKGDHHAVNCAQEDSNHEQDEEDQAVLMTTTSNETPNNQTWYLDTGCTNHMCGKELFADLDDSFRTKVKFGDGMFVPVTGKGRILITFKNGDHRYIYDVFYIPDMKIQPEAVIQPEVATMMERPRRQQRRQPVYLQDCEVNLDDEVDDNGNLVHFAFLAESDPMRLADVIQHPKWQKAMNDELMVIEKNNIMTQIRKVV